The genomic interval CGTTTCTTCGATTCCCCGAAGATTCGATTCTCGCCCCGTTAGAAATTCCTCGCACCGCGTTTCGCAATTCGCAAGAACGTTTAATGGTGCACGTCGCCGTTCCCCGGCTGCAATTGGGACGTCGAAACGCAGACGCCCCCTCTGCTGACGTCATCACGCGCTACACGGTCGAATCCCAAGATGTCGAAGACGAAAACCAGGCGGGCAATCCAGTCGTCACAGACGTCCGGTGGCTGAACGCCAAAATCCTGCTGGGCGACGAAGAGCTATCTGGATACGAAACACTCCCGTTGATGCGGTTGCGATTGGGATCAACCGCTGAAGCACCGCCCGAAATCGACCCTGATTACATTCCCCCTCTCTTGGCCTGCGACGCGTGGACGTATTTGCAGGAACGGATCATCGGAAACGCGGCGGATCAACTGAGTAGTCTCGCAGACATTCTGGCTCGTCAGATGCTTGATCGAGGCGTCGCGTTTGAGAGCGGGCATCGTGAGGACCTTGAGCGGATCTTCAAGCTGCATTCGTTGAACGTTGCACTCGGCTACCTACAGAATCTGCCGGCCGTCCGCGGCATTCATCCGCTGACGGCCTATCTGGAAATGTGCCGGACAGTCGGACAGATTTCGATTTTTCTACCCGATCGCCGGATGCCGAACGTTCCCGTCTATGACCACGATGATCTGGGAAATTGCTTCCGCGCAATCCGCAAGCTATTGGATCTGGACGGCGGTGCGCCAGCCCAAGCCTACGTCAAACGGCCATTTGTCGGGGCGGGGCTGCAAATGCAGGTCCGACTCGAACGCGAATGGCTCTCCCCCGGCTGGACGTTCTACATGGGTGTTGAATCCAAGCTGTCGTTTAATGACGTCGATAAACTGCTGACCGATCGCCTGGACCTCAAGCTGGGAAGCAGCGACCTCGTGGAAAACATCTATCGTGGCGGCCGCGGAGGTGTCAAAGCCCGGCCCGAAGCCGCAGCACCACGAGATTTTCCAGGGACCGGCTGGACCTACTGGAAACTCGACCGTGGTTCGGAAGCGTGGCAGGCTGTTGAACGGACGCTCAATCTGGCCATTCGGTTCAATGAACGCCAGGTGATGGGTGACATTGATGGCGAACAGACCGTCCAGATTCGAACGGATCAGGGAAGTCTGGTCGCGCTGTCGTTCGCGCTCTACGCCAAACCACAGTCGCCGTGATCGCAGTTGATCACCGCGACAATAAGGGCCAAGGACTTCGCGACGGTATTCTTCCCCACGAACCAACGAGCCATGGCTCGCCCGAGTTCATCAACAGGCTGAGTCATGACCCCTGAATTCGCGCAACCCGTCAATCGCATCTTCGATGCCGTCCTTGATCTGGTGGATCGAATCGAGCGGCACGAGCGACCAGACCTGGTCGAAGAAAAAACACTGATTCGCATGGATCTCGACGCGCTCACGGCGATGGCCAGCAACCGTCCGGGACAACGACTGGAAGATTTTGAGCTTATCCGGCGCGCATTGATCTACTGGATCGATGAAGTTCTGACAATCGCCGATGCCGAATGGAAAAGCATGACGCTCGAGTTCGATTACTTTGGTGAGAAGAATCGCGCTTGGCGTTTCTACGAATACGGCGAACGCGGGGCTCGAGTCAGCTCGTCTGACGTGATCGAAACCTGGTACCTCTGCCTGGTGTTGGGATTTGAAGGAGATATCGGCGAAGCCTTTCGCGAACATCTGCACTTGCCCATGCCCGGCGGGGCAGCCTCGTCCGCGGAGGCCCGTCAGAACTGGGCCGCGGAATTCTCGCGATTGATCCGCAAACCGACATCGACGGAACTCGCAGGTGAACCAATTTCTGGCGGGGTCGAGCCGTTAACAGGCGGAATCTGGCTGCAAACGATGACAGCATGCCTATTCGTCGTTGTGGTTGCATTCGTGGTGTTGCTGGCGATCTTTTTGAAGTTTCGGTCACAACAATAGCGGTAAAAATGCTTTCGACCGATTCGACTCGCGGCCGTCACGCGTGGATTCGGTAGATCGAAACACTCGATGTGGTGATTCAAATGTGAAGCCCCCTGCGGAGGGCTGAAACTCATGATCTGCCGTCGATCCCCCCAACGATTTCGCGAGCGGGCGACATTATTTTCACGATCGTACGACCCTATCAAGCCATGATGCCGTTCGGGATTTCATCCGGAACGGCATCATGGCATTAACATTCGTCGTCACTGAATCGACAGATCGATCAGAACTGGACCCGACTGGCTCGGTTGACTCCACCGAAGTACCAGTTGAAGAGTACTCGGAATTCACCTGAGAACGCTTGATCGGTGCCTCCACCGATCGGCACGACGTATCCAAGAAGGAGTGACTTATTCTGATCAAACATGATGTTCGATCCGATGACGCCGCTGAAGTTCTGAATTTGGCTCTGATAAGTGCCAGTATTCACTTCGGCACCATAGACGACGTCGGTGTGCTGAAGTGTCGAATTAAAATGCAGTTCCGAAATGAATGAGACTCGAGACAAACGAGCTGTTGGATCAGGCGCGGTATAGATCCAGTAACCCGTCCCAACACTTCCAAAAATGTACGTTGGATCGTTGAGAGACCCGTTCTTTTCAAGGGTACCGCCATTCGACGTCGCAACGGAATTGCCGTTGGCGGCGATATCCAATTGGAGCAAGGATTGTGCATACCAACGATCGTTCGGGGTATAGACTGCACCAGCGAATGGCAACACATGCCAGGCTTGATTGCGAATCAATCCCAGCGTGTTTCCCTGACTATCTGCGATCCGACCGTCGTTCGCGGTTGGCGCCGAGAAACCGACGCCCGTCGACAACGCGAATTGCTCGTCTTTGTACAACAGCGCTTTGAAGAATGTCGTCAGGTTGCCGAGTTCGTATTGATTGGTGTCGTACGATGGCATTCCTGATCCATCGAGCGTCGTCGTCGAATTCAATGACACAGCCATGGGGACGCGCACTTCAACCGAAGCATTCCCGTTGAAGAACGTCTTTTCGATACCAGGCGTGATCCGATTGACGGCCATTCCGCCCGGAACCAACTGAACGTTGGAGAAGTAGTTATAGCTGAGGAACACGCGGTCGCGTGGCAAAGGGCTGGTGTTTTCTGCAAGTTTCATAATGCCAGCCGAGTTGCCATTCGTGACCACGGCAGATCCGGCAGCATTCAGGAAGCCCAATGAACTGCCATTTGCCGTCATCATCGTTGGCAGACCACCAAAGTAGTCACCCATGAATGCAGGCACGTAGCTCATCGCCGTAGACGCTCCCTGACCAGCAGCGAGCGGGGTCACAGGCGGGGGCAGCTGAGATTGCTGTTGTGGTGAGAAGACGGAATTGGGATCGGACAGAGTTTGCGGTGCCGCCGGAATCGCTTGCGGGCTGACAGGCGACAGATCCGTGGCTGGTCCCATATTCCCTGAATTTGGGTCTACGATGCCGGAATTCGGGTTCAAGAGATTTGTGCAGTTCGGTGCACTCGGCGCACACTGTGTCGCGATTTGTGCTGACGCAGGTGACAGTTGGCGATCGAAGACGTCGTCATCATTTGCCGCCGATGTCGCCATGGCAACTTGTTTGACGTCACTCCGAATGTCTTCCTGCGATTCCACACGCACTGTTGCGCCAGACGTACGAAGCGTTGTCGAACGCAACTTCGATCCCGCTATTGCACTGGAATAATCACCAATCATCCCGGCGACAATCGCCAAGGGTAAAACTTTGGAAAAACCAGTTACTCGAAATGCCTTCATCGATATCGTTCCTTCCATTGCGAACGCAAATCACGCAAATGTCGGTGAATAAATTTGAGAGCAGCCCCAACGACCATGCCCAAAATGGTCCAGCAGAAATTCAACCAAAAGAGATCCGCGTACAGACGAAACTCTTAAGGGGCCCATCACTTCGAACGCTCTTCCTTGAAACGTTCGACGATCATCATCCATTCATCGACGCAGTGATTGTGGACTGCGTTCGCATTCCATCCATGTATTACCTGGAGCGACTATCGAGTTCCGGCGACGGTATTCAACTTCGGCTCGCTGCTTCGCAAGACATATCGAGCGGGATTACCCTTGAAAGTTTCCCAGTTGTCTTTGTTCTCGAAGAGGAAGAATTGACCTTCGAATTCTCGAAGCACCTCGCCATCCACCATCTTGTGGTTTGACAGCCAGCTGACAGGGTCGAGGCCGCCGTAGGCTAGCGCGAACTGTCTGGGTGCCTGATCAAACGCGGCCTTCGCCTCTGCACTCGAGAAGTAGTAGGTTCGCTCTTCGTAGACGGACGAAAAGCGTGGATCAACGGGTAGAACTTGTCGCATCTTCAAGCCAACGATGCAGCGCCCTTTCAGGCCCGGGACGACTGGATACTCGGCGATCGGCGAAACGTGTTCATTCAATTCGGGAAATTCGGGTTCGGCCTGCACGGCCGCGACGGGAACCGCAACGGACTGTGCGAGCACAGATTGAGGCTGAACTGGAACATTCTGGACGGTCGTGGGTCTCGCCTTGGCGGGAACGGATTGCGGCACGACCGGTGCGGCAACGGTTTTCAACGCAGCCGAATTCGGAGCCACTTGTTTCGCTCTTGACTTCGGCCTTGGCGCAGACGTTGACGCGGATGCGTCAGGCTTCGCTTCAACGTCATCCTGCTTCTTTTCCGGTGCCACTTCGCCTTCATTCGAAGGCTCGACTTCGCCATCCATCCCTGATTCATCAGTCGAGGGAATTGGTTCCAGAGCACCTTCAGGAAGCATGTAACCGTCGGAGTAGTTTTTGAAGAGGCACATCGCGTCTCTCGCGGCGTCGCGCACTCGTTCCGATGGTTCCACCCAGCAGCATTCGTCGTCCTTTTCTGACGCGACTTTTGCCAGGGCTTTCATGACCTTCTCGTTGGAGCATCCACGGCAGCAGTCATATCGCTGCTCTTCTGATTCGCGATCACGATAGGCTTTCTTCGCTTCCTTCTTGGCGGGCCCCTTCGCTTCCTTGATCAGCAGGCGTTCGCCTTTCTTGGCATGACGTTCGGTCTCGCGAACAATCTGCTTGCGATTCGCGCACGTTTCGCACTCACAGACCGTGTTCATATTGCAACAGCCACGCGTCAGCATGTTGCGTAACGCCATCACGGCTTCGTAGCGAACAATCTCTGAGGGATCTTCGAGCATTGTTGCGATCAACATATCCTGAGCTTGAGGATACGTTACGCAATCCAATGTGCCCAGGTACTGAACCGCTTTCACACGATTGGGAACGTCCAATTGCACCGCGCGGATTCCGGCAGCCATGCCCTTGAGCGAGTCGGGTGGAGCCGCCGCGAACGGTGGCTTCAGCAGTGGGTCGGTGAGCCGGATCTTTTTCGCTAGTGCGATGGGCCGGGCCGTCAACCAGTCGGCGAAGGTGGGTTTAATATCCGGACTAGTGAACGCCGGTGCTGGTGGAATGGGCGCCCCAGCGTGGACTGCACCACCAACAATCACGAGGGCATTCAGCGTCGTTGCAGAAATCTGCAGAAACCGGCGGCGCCGGAAGTTCTCGAAGACCATGATTGCATCCTACGGGTGCCTTTGGAAAAGATCGCATTTTCAATTTCGGTAGTTTTGAGCACTCTCGAACGGATTTTAATTCTCCGTCGCACCATCTTGACTCACCCGCATTTCTCCGTGTTCGACCCGGCGCGACGTAGTGATTACTCCAACTGCGTAAATCGTTTTGATTAAGCGGGTCGCAAACACGTTTTTATCGGTCCAATTTAACGATCGTGGTACGGACGCGATCTGCTGCGGCTTTTCGTGCAATGGTTTCGGCGAAGGCTGCCGGAATACCCCTGAAACGTCAGAGAAACTGACGGCCCGCCCTGCGAACCAAAACCGCAATGGAATGACATCGGCCACCTGCAAAAACATGCGGCGTTCAGTACCTTTTCAGGACAACAACCCCGCACGCACACGAAAGACATCCCGCCTTAATCACGAACGCGATTCGCGTTCGAAATTGGGTCACCTCCAGGCGGATTGCGACCGTATTCAATTCAAAGCCGATCACAAGTTCGCGTGATCTGGGAAAACCGTGAGGTTTGCTAGCAACTTTTTACTCGACCACCAGAAAACAGAGATGAGATCACGGAGTACCGTCGATCGTCGAAAGCATTCCCTCTTGTTGACAAACATCAAACTGACCGCATACTGGCCAATACCACACAGAAAGGAGCGAACGCATGTCACGAGTATTATTCAGTTTACTAATCGCCCTCCATCTGTGGACGTACCTCGGAAATTGCGCCCCGGCTCAGGATTCCGTCCTTCCTCCAGGAGACACTTCGCCCGTTCTTCGCCTCGAGACAAATGGACCACGAAGTTATGTCAGTGGTCTGGCGTTTAGCCCCGATGGTCAGCATTTGTACGCCACCGGCTGGGATAAGGCCGTTCAGGTCTGGAACCTGCAAAAAGATCACTATGCCTACAGTTCGGGAGCGACCCTTCGAGTTCCCACCGGTGCCGGCCCTTTCGGTGAATTGAACGGATTGGCACTCTCGACCAATGGTGTTTGGCTCGCTGCCGCTGGACAGGGGCAACCGAGGGAAGTTCCCGGCGAACGGACATACGGATGGGTCTTGCCCGCCAGTAACATCAGCCAAATCTCGCAACTCGACAATGGCATGATCTATGTGTTCAACACGAAAACGCGTGAGACAAGACTGTTGAGGGGCCATCGTGGACCGGTTCAAGCATTGACCTTCGTACAGAACAGTCCCTTTGACGCACCACAACTGATCTCGGTCGCGGAAGAACATGCCGAAGGCTCGGGCGAAACGCAATGCCGTGTGCGGTGCTGGGACATTTCAACCGGAAACGAGGTCGCCAGCCTGGGTGCGGTGCCCGCATTGGATGGGAAAACCTGGGGACCATTGCCGAGTTTGAAAGGATTTCGCCCTGGTCTGACAGCTTGGAGTAGCGGAAAAAATCTGAATCAAGCTCGAGTGGCACTCGCCTGGGGCGACGATCAATTTCGCGTCTGGGATGTCGAAACAGGACAAGTCGCCAGCGCAAGATCCAATCCGAACATTCTGACGGTGGTCCCTGTCACAAACGCATTCGACAAGCTATTGACGGGTGCGCACGCCGAGATGGGTGTTTGGACCATGCCACGCAGCGAAACCGGCCGCTTGGCATCCATTACACGTCAACAATTTGAGTCGGCACGGGTCGATTCGGTCAATGGCAAGAATCAAAATCTACCAAGTGCAGCCACGTTAATTCCTGGAACGAACGGGCAGCCGACGAGGGTCGCCTTTGTCGTCACTCGTTACCTTGAGAACGGTGGAGGCGAGTATCGACTACTCATCACGTCGGCCAAATCACCAATCGAATTGGTTAAAGAGGTCGAACTGCCCTGGCGCGGTGAAGTCCGCCAACCGGCGATTGCCGCTTCGGCCGATGGAAAACGACTCGCGGTCTCGGGGAATCAGCGAAACGAAATTGAACTCTATCAGGTCGAAGATCTACTTCGCGGTCGAAACGTGCCGCAACAGACGCTGGGGAGCGTCGGCCTCGCCTTTCAAGAAGCCATGTTTGTCCGCTCGGGCGATGCCTGGGGACTCGGCCTGACCACAGTCCGCCGTGATCAAGCGGGGCATTTTCCCAAAGATGCACTCGTCTTCGACATCAATCAGCGTCGGATCGAACCCTCCACCGAAATGTGGCTTCCTGCAATTACAACAATGCCGGGCTGGACGGCCGACGCCACCGTGCCCGGAAAACTCTCGATCAAGCGTGCAGACCTGCCGCCGATTGAGCTCGATTTAATCGATAATCATACCGCGACAGGATATGCATTTTGTCCGCCCACACCGCATTGCCCGATCCCGCTCGTGGCGGTCGCCTCACATGTGCGCGGGCAGCCGCTGCTGCAATTGTTCAATGGGGAAACAGGTGAAACTTTGAGGTGGTGTGTCGGCCACACCGAACGCATTCGCTCGCTGTCCTTCTCGGAAGATGGCCGCATGCTCGTCACGGTCGGAAGCGATCGAACGGTCTGCGTCTGGACCACGACCGATCTTGCGGAACGAAATCTGGGCAAGCATGGCCGGTTGCCCGGTGTGACGGTTCACAAAATCGACCGCAAGTTGTTTGTGACAAATGCCCCTCTCGGTTCGGCCCTGCAACGTGGTGACGAACTGGTTTCGGCGACCAACAACGGCGAAGTCGCCGAGATCGAAACCGCCAAAGACTTCTACAAGTACGTGCTCGAGCGACGCCCGGGTGATACGGTTGAATTCACCGTTCGCCGTAAGGATGCCATGCA from Schlesneria paludicola DSM 18645 carries:
- the tssK gene encoding type VI secretion system baseplate subunit TssK, with product MTNHAVHWSEGLFISPHHFQLAERRLREEMALAQQWHVGYAYGIRKIEIDHDALSNWRVSLSTLHIRLRDHTFLRFPEDSILAPLEIPRTAFRNSQERLMVHVAVPRLQLGRRNADAPSADVITRYTVESQDVEDENQAGNPVVTDVRWLNAKILLGDEELSGYETLPLMRLRLGSTAEAPPEIDPDYIPPLLACDAWTYLQERIIGNAADQLSSLADILARQMLDRGVAFESGHREDLERIFKLHSLNVALGYLQNLPAVRGIHPLTAYLEMCRTVGQISIFLPDRRMPNVPVYDHDDLGNCFRAIRKLLDLDGGAPAQAYVKRPFVGAGLQMQVRLEREWLSPGWTFYMGVESKLSFNDVDKLLTDRLDLKLGSSDLVENIYRGGRGGVKARPEAAAPRDFPGTGWTYWKLDRGSEAWQAVERTLNLAIRFNERQVMGDIDGEQTVQIRTDQGSLVALSFALYAKPQSP
- a CDS encoding DotU family type IV/VI secretion system protein translates to MTPEFAQPVNRIFDAVLDLVDRIERHERPDLVEEKTLIRMDLDALTAMASNRPGQRLEDFELIRRALIYWIDEVLTIADAEWKSMTLEFDYFGEKNRAWRFYEYGERGARVSSSDVIETWYLCLVLGFEGDIGEAFREHLHLPMPGGAASSAEARQNWAAEFSRLIRKPTSTELAGEPISGGVEPLTGGIWLQTMTACLFVVVVAFVVLLAIFLKFRSQQ